A stretch of the bacterium genome encodes the following:
- a CDS encoding right-handed parallel beta-helix repeat-containing protein, with protein sequence MERFLKLALNWILGLMIAAVIVLLQVPRAVAEEIHVPGDYTKIQSAINAADDGDEIIVAPGTYREYINFVSKAITVRSTNPDDLETVKTTIIDAGGTSPAVTFWGGGNGAALKGITVTNGFNQYSGGGGIVCMNKASGQGAGPASPTIANCIITGNICGATSGGGGICCGRNCSPTIDNCIISMNKALNGYGGGIDCFSNASPLISRCTFFANEARHGGGISSRSSSRPQIINCVINENTAHGNGGGIYALQSTQTKVINCTLYGNSASAPHNGGGIYCDSATVTNCIIYNNNNGEIDGIGSTMTVTYSVIKGGSYGMLDADPLFVDPVSGDFHLQDGSPCIDAGTTLGAPDDDKDGIVRPQDGDSDGSALPDIGAYEYKINTLVSLGRFSADVQEKNVIITWTTLSEIDTAGFNLWRAQEESGEYTRINPAPIGAYGGPTMNAEYSYIDDTASPSNRYYYQLEEVDGRGMSTFYGPVSPATPSNMPGERCPGDSGSLEYPQYLLWLNLIHYPPCYFSLWYSIPEWYLWM encoded by the coding sequence ATGGAAAGATTTCTGAAACTAGCTTTAAATTGGATTTTGGGATTGATGATTGCAGCGGTAATAGTATTGCTCCAGGTACCACGGGCAGTTGCAGAAGAAATCCATGTACCTGGTGATTATACCAAGATTCAGTCAGCCATTAACGCGGCTGACGATGGAGACGAAATCATTGTCGCTCCGGGAACGTATAGGGAATATATCAATTTTGTCTCCAAGGCCATTACCGTAAGAAGTACAAACCCGGATGATCTGGAAACAGTAAAAACCACGATAATTGATGCAGGAGGTACAAGTCCGGCAGTCACTTTCTGGGGAGGGGGAAATGGCGCTGCACTGAAAGGGATTACGGTGACAAACGGTTTTAACCAATACAGCGGTGGAGGTGGAATTGTCTGCATGAATAAAGCATCGGGTCAAGGTGCGGGTCCTGCTTCACCAACAATTGCCAACTGTATTATTACCGGAAATATCTGCGGGGCAACCAGCGGTGGAGGAGGGATATGCTGTGGTAGAAACTGTTCACCGACTATTGATAACTGCATAATCAGCATGAACAAGGCGCTCAACGGCTACGGGGGAGGAATCGATTGCTTCAGCAATGCTTCACCGCTTATCAGCCGGTGCACTTTTTTTGCGAATGAAGCTAGACATGGTGGAGGAATCTCCAGCAGATCTTCTTCCAGACCGCAGATAATCAATTGCGTCATTAACGAAAATACAGCTCATGGGAACGGAGGCGGAATTTATGCCCTCCAGAGTACCCAGACCAAAGTTATCAATTGCACACTGTATGGAAATTCGGCCAGCGCACCCCACAATGGCGGAGGAATTTACTGTGACTCCGCGACTGTCACTAACTGCATTATTTATAACAATAACAATGGGGAAATAGACGGTATCGGCTCTACCATGACAGTCACTTACTCAGTTATCAAGGGTGGCTCGTATGGCATGCTCGATGCCGATCCCCTCTTCGTTGATCCGGTATCAGGGGATTTCCATCTCCAGGATGGCTCTCCGTGTATCGATGCCGGTACGACTTTGGGGGCACCCGATGATGACAAAGATGGTATCGTAAGACCCCAGGATGGAGATAGTGACGGTAGTGCCTTACCTGATATAGGGGCTTATGAATACAAGATAAATACGCTTGTCAGCCTGGGTCGATTTTCAGCCGATGTACAGGAGAAAAACGTTATTATCACCTGGACCACGCTCAGTGAAATCGATACCGCAGGGTTCAATCTCTGGCGTGCTCAGGAAGAAAGCGGAGAATACACCAGAATCAATCCTGCCCCTATTGGGGCTTACGGCGGGCCTACGATGAATGCCGAGTATTCCTACATCGATGATACAGCATCCCCCTCGAACAGGTATTATTATCAACTTGAAGAGGTGGATGGCAGAGGCATGAGTACTTTCTATGGCCCCGTCTCTCCGGCCACGCCGTCAAATATGCCGGGCGAACGCTGCCCCGGAGATTCCGGCTCCTTGGAATACCCACAATACCTGCTATGGCTAAACCTTATCCACTATCCTCCCTGCTATTTCTCCTTATGGTACTCGATTCCCGAATGGTATTTATGGATGTAA
- the rpsD gene encoding 30S ribosomal protein S4, which yields MGRYIGPKCRICRSLGYSVCGSANCALLKRSGRPGMHPAGQTRMTDYKKRLTEKQKLRFSYWLSEKQFRGYLEKAMRQPGVAGENLLRLLERRLDNLVYRMGFAPTRLAARQLVGHGHITVNGRKASIPSYSVRPGDTIAVREGSRETATVQEGLERSASRPKIPYLEVDRAAFQGKLISIPQRDEIPADVDENLVVEYYAKYL from the coding sequence ATGGGACGTTACATAGGTCCAAAATGCAGGATATGCCGAAGCCTGGGTTATTCTGTCTGCGGATCAGCCAATTGTGCCCTGCTCAAACGCAGTGGAAGGCCCGGAATGCATCCTGCCGGTCAAACCAGGATGACCGATTACAAGAAACGGCTCACCGAGAAGCAGAAGTTGAGGTTTTCTTATTGGCTTTCGGAAAAGCAGTTTCGAGGGTATCTGGAAAAAGCCATGCGTCAGCCAGGGGTTGCCGGTGAGAATCTCCTGCGGCTTCTTGAGCGGCGTCTGGACAATCTCGTTTATCGAATGGGATTTGCCCCGACCAGACTTGCCGCCCGGCAGTTGGTGGGGCACGGCCACATTACGGTAAACGGCCGGAAAGCAAGCATCCCCTCATATTCGGTCAGGCCAGGGGATACTATCGCCGTGAGAGAAGGAAGCAGGGAAACCGCTACTGTCCAGGAGGGCCTGGAAAGGAGTGCATCCCGGCCGAAAATCCCGTATTTGGAGGTGGACAGGGCTGCTTTTCAGGGGAAACTGATCTCAATTCCCCAGAGGGATGAGATCCCGGCGGACGTGGATGAGAACCTGGTGGTGGAATATTATGCAAAATATCTGTAA
- a CDS encoding S24/S26 family peptidase, with product MVNVLKERAIHIIKAGLIPPGQNLCFSVSGYSMCPLLFPGYKVVASPQINTDRICIGDLVVITDPQCSGIVVHRVVLIRKRKGKPVFFLTKGDGSRTFDKVIYSDQILGKVIAIKKENRFINLSKTSWRAAGFFIAVSSGACGLMHRLIGRYPLSSGTIGLKIGFQIRRLFFLTHRMFIQAVILSLS from the coding sequence ATGGTGAACGTACTGAAAGAAAGAGCAATTCATATTATCAAGGCTGGCTTGATACCGCCCGGTCAAAATCTCTGCTTCTCGGTAAGCGGTTACAGTATGTGTCCTTTACTCTTTCCCGGATATAAAGTCGTTGCATCTCCCCAAATTAACACTGACCGTATTTGTATTGGCGATCTAGTGGTTATCACCGATCCGCAATGTTCCGGTATCGTGGTTCACCGGGTAGTACTTATCCGGAAGAGAAAAGGGAAGCCGGTTTTCTTTCTTACCAAGGGAGATGGAAGCAGGACTTTTGATAAAGTTATATACTCCGACCAAATTCTTGGGAAAGTCATAGCCATCAAAAAGGAAAACAGGTTCATAAACCTTTCTAAAACATCCTGGCGGGCAGCCGGTTTTTTTATCGCCGTAAGCTCAGGGGCTTGCGGTCTGATGCACCGGTTGATTGGTCGATATCCTCTCTCTTCCGGTACCATAGGCTTAAAGATCGGTTTCCAGATCCGCAGGCTTTTCTTTCTCACCCACCGGATGTTCATTCAGGCGGTTATCCTGTCTTTATCATAA
- a CDS encoding PqqD family protein: protein MSNPNKGACGIDGVTPCRKDSIEARDLDGEAILYNPDTKHVHILNKAALQVWQMCDGQHSIRDMAVAIAEMYSLSPGEREGARVEQDIQRIIDDFAAQGMIVKQDEDEVSTERQVRVVSG, encoded by the coding sequence ATGAGTAACCCAAATAAAGGGGCTTGTGGGATAGACGGCGTGACACCCTGCAGGAAGGATTCGATCGAGGCTCGGGATCTCGATGGGGAAGCCATTTTATACAATCCCGATACGAAGCATGTCCATATTCTTAATAAGGCAGCTCTTCAAGTCTGGCAGATGTGCGATGGCCAGCATTCTATCAGAGATATGGCAGTAGCTATTGCTGAAATGTATTCCCTTTCTCCGGGAGAGAGAGAGGGAGCCAGGGTTGAGCAGGATATTCAAAGGATAATCGATGATTTCGCAGCTCAGGGTATGATCGTGAAGCAAGATGAGGATGAAGTAAGCACGGAGAGGCAGGTTAGAGTCGTTAGCGGCTAA
- a CDS encoding MopE-related protein codes for MVKVTGQEAGSAVRVSNVVIGMADTVSQVPAPGAPPEYTVRARLKHPDQNAYYGKDVRAFGSSSERWVIRVDINDETAEVAKPGYYPLISWNTATLGDGKFELRRGAAAGGELLADMKSAHSYQTTAKDGGTTQWFSIVWTHTTSTTCSTEICDGIDNNCDGNIDEGCCTGDLTGDGIISPGDALVAFRCYLVTGPCDPCADVDKSGSTTPSDALCLFREYFGVPSCLD; via the coding sequence ATGGTTAAGGTTACGGGACAGGAGGCAGGATCAGCGGTTAGAGTCAGCAATGTAGTCATCGGCATGGCAGATACTGTAAGTCAGGTTCCGGCTCCCGGTGCTCCTCCTGAGTATACCGTAAGGGCCCGGCTGAAGCATCCCGATCAGAATGCCTATTATGGCAAAGATGTCAGGGCATTTGGTTCAAGCTCAGAGAGATGGGTAATCAGAGTAGACATCAACGATGAGACAGCCGAAGTAGCCAAACCAGGATATTACCCCCTCATAAGCTGGAATACTGCAACACTTGGGGATGGCAAGTTTGAACTTCGCAGGGGAGCTGCCGCTGGTGGTGAACTCCTGGCAGATATGAAATCAGCGCATTCCTATCAAACAACAGCCAAAGATGGAGGAACAACGCAGTGGTTTTCCATTGTGTGGACTCATACAACAAGTACAACCTGCAGCACTGAGATTTGCGATGGGATTGATAATAACTGCGATGGGAACATTGACGAAGGCTGCTGCACTGGAGACCTTACCGGTGATGGCATTATCTCCCCTGGAGATGCCCTGGTTGCCTTCCGGTGCTATTTGGTGACGGGTCCTTGTGATCCATGCGCAGACGTAGATAAGAGTGGCTCAACTACTCCATCGGATGCACTTTGTTTATTTAGGGAATATTTTGGAGTTCCCAGTTGCCTGGATTGA